One segment of Gammaproteobacteria bacterium DNA contains the following:
- a CDS encoding PIN domain-containing protein: MEDAAIQIRRAHRVKLPDAIILGTGQVHRLTLLTLDKDLDRLAKLLPGYST, from the coding sequence ATTGAAGATGCGGCTATCCAAATCCGTCGCGCTCACCGCGTCAAACTGCCCGATGCAATCATTCTGGGGACCGGCCAGGTTCACCGATTGACTTTGTTGACTTTGGACAAGGATTTGGACCGGTTGGCAAAATTGTTGCCAGGGTATTCAACCTAA